From the Marinomonas sp. THO17 genome, one window contains:
- a CDS encoding sugar ABC transporter permease, whose amino-acid sequence MQKLHSKQQQWMPVLFLAPAVILFVVYVIFPILQSIWLSFYDWDGIGEKVFVGFENYIELFDDYQFWVALKNNIYWLIFFMLAPPIGLAIALFLNQKVMGIRVVKSMFFFPFVISQVVVGLVFSWFYDPSFGLFNKAIGVFGFEPVAVLSDENWVTFGIIVAGLWPQIAYCMILYLTGLNNLNPDQIEAARLDGAHGWKMLRHVILPQLRPATFIAVVVTVIGALRSFDLVATMTSGGPFGSSSVLAYFMYEQSIFNYRAGYGAAIATVLFLIMDVYIAYFLWRMLKSEKA is encoded by the coding sequence ATGCAGAAGTTGCATAGCAAGCAGCAGCAATGGATGCCGGTTCTGTTTTTAGCACCTGCAGTCATTTTGTTTGTAGTCTACGTTATTTTTCCCATCTTACAGAGTATCTGGTTAAGCTTTTACGATTGGGATGGTATCGGTGAAAAGGTATTCGTTGGTTTTGAAAACTACATCGAACTGTTCGATGATTATCAATTCTGGGTGGCACTGAAAAATAATATCTACTGGTTGATTTTCTTTATGCTGGCACCGCCGATTGGGCTTGCCATTGCACTCTTCCTCAATCAAAAAGTCATGGGCATTCGCGTCGTCAAATCCATGTTCTTCTTTCCTTTCGTTATCTCTCAGGTTGTTGTCGGTCTGGTGTTCTCTTGGTTTTACGATCCCTCTTTTGGTTTGTTCAATAAAGCCATTGGGGTATTTGGTTTTGAACCTGTTGCGGTTTTGTCAGACGAGAACTGGGTTACTTTTGGCATTATTGTAGCGGGTCTTTGGCCACAAATTGCCTATTGCATGATTTTGTACCTCACAGGCTTAAACAACCTCAACCCTGACCAAATCGAAGCGGCGCGTTTAGACGGTGCGCATGGTTGGAAAATGTTACGTCATGTGATCTTGCCTCAGTTGCGACCAGCAACCTTTATTGCTGTGGTGGTAACCGTGATAGGCGCGCTTCGCAGTTTCGATTTGGTGGCAACTATGACCAGTGGCGGACCCTTCGGCTCTTCCAGTGTATTGGCCTACTTCATGTACGAACAATCCATTTTCAATTATCGCGCAGGCTATGGTGCCGCCATCGCGACAGTATTGTTCTTAATTATGGATGTCTATATTGCCTATTTCTTGTGGCGCATGCTGAAGAGTGAGAAAGCCTAA
- a CDS encoding IlvD/Edd family dehydratase → MSDDNKSKKPLRSQEWYGKLDKDGFIHRSWMKNQGLPDHSFDGRPIIGICNSWSELTPCNAHLRELAEYVKRGVWEAGGVPLEFPVMSLGETQMKPTAMLFRNLMSMDVEESIRAYGMDGVVLLGGCDKTTPAQLMGACSVDLPAIVVSSGPMLNGKYRGKDIGSGTDVWKFSEAVRGGKMSLDEFMRAESGMSRSRGTCMTMGTASTMSCLTEALGMSLPENGTLPAVDARRQALAHLTGMRIVEMVKEDLKPSDILTKSAFENAIRANAAIGGSTNAVVHLLAIAGRVGVELTLDDWDRIGAEIPCLVDLMPSGRFLMEDFHYAGGFPALIQRLKDAFDMQAITVSGSSLADSTKEAECFNDEVIRPLDKPLREKAGIAVLKGNLCPQGAIIKPSAATPALLQHTGKAVVFENIEDYKARIDSPELEVDKDSILVLKGCGPKGYPGMPEVGNMALPSKLLAQGITDMVRISDARMSGTAFGTVVLHVAPEATMGGPLALVKNGDEITLDVAGRGLHLHISDDEMTERQASWQAEESEYHRGYAKLYIDHVMQADRGADLDFLVGKSGSKVSRESH, encoded by the coding sequence ATGAGTGATGATAACAAAAGTAAAAAGCCGTTACGTAGCCAAGAATGGTACGGAAAGCTCGATAAGGACGGCTTTATTCATCGCAGTTGGATGAAAAACCAAGGCTTACCAGATCACAGTTTTGATGGTCGTCCTATTATCGGTATTTGTAACTCTTGGAGTGAATTAACGCCATGTAATGCGCACTTACGCGAATTGGCCGAATACGTGAAACGTGGTGTGTGGGAAGCGGGCGGTGTGCCGCTTGAGTTTCCTGTTATGTCCTTGGGTGAAACGCAAATGAAACCTACGGCCATGCTGTTTCGAAATCTGATGAGTATGGACGTGGAAGAGTCCATTCGCGCCTACGGTATGGACGGCGTGGTCTTATTGGGTGGCTGTGATAAAACCACGCCCGCGCAATTAATGGGTGCCTGTTCAGTTGATTTGCCTGCTATCGTGGTCAGTTCTGGCCCCATGTTGAACGGTAAATATCGTGGTAAGGACATAGGCTCGGGTACCGATGTATGGAAATTCAGTGAAGCGGTGCGTGGCGGAAAAATGAGCCTAGATGAATTTATGCGCGCTGAATCTGGTATGTCGCGCTCCCGTGGAACTTGTATGACTATGGGAACCGCGTCCACCATGTCTTGCTTGACAGAAGCTTTGGGTATGTCTTTGCCAGAAAACGGTACGCTTCCAGCGGTAGATGCTCGTCGTCAGGCGTTGGCTCATTTGACCGGTATGCGCATTGTAGAAATGGTCAAAGAAGACCTGAAACCATCGGATATACTGACCAAATCTGCGTTTGAAAATGCCATTCGAGCCAACGCCGCCATTGGTGGTTCGACTAATGCTGTGGTGCATTTGTTGGCCATTGCGGGTCGTGTCGGTGTGGAACTGACGTTAGACGATTGGGATCGCATAGGTGCCGAAATTCCTTGTTTAGTAGATCTCATGCCGTCAGGGCGTTTTCTAATGGAAGATTTTCATTATGCCGGTGGATTTCCCGCTTTGATTCAGCGTTTAAAGGACGCCTTTGACATGCAGGCGATAACGGTATCGGGGTCCAGCCTTGCCGACTCAACCAAAGAAGCAGAATGCTTTAACGACGAGGTTATTCGACCGCTAGACAAACCGTTGCGTGAAAAAGCCGGTATTGCGGTGCTGAAAGGAAATTTGTGTCCACAAGGTGCCATTATCAAACCCAGTGCCGCCACGCCAGCTTTGTTACAGCACACAGGTAAAGCTGTGGTGTTTGAAAACATTGAAGACTACAAAGCGCGCATTGATTCACCAGAATTGGAGGTGGATAAAGACTCTATTTTAGTGCTAAAAGGCTGTGGTCCTAAAGGTTATCCAGGCATGCCGGAAGTGGGCAATATGGCACTGCCGAGTAAATTGTTAGCGCAAGGTATTACCGACATGGTTCGCATCAGCGATGCCCGCATGAGTGGTACAGCCTTTGGTACTGTGGTCTTGCATGTGGCACCAGAAGCCACCATGGGTGGCCCGCTAGCCTTGGTGAAAAATGGGGATGAAATCACCTTAGATGTGGCTGGACGTGGTTTGCATTTGCACATTTCGGATGACGAGATGACAGAGCGTCAAGCGAGCTGGCAAGCAGAAGAAAGTGAGTATCACCGCGGTTACGCCAAACTTTATATCGATCATGTGATGCAAGCAGATCGTGGTGCTGATCTCGATTTCTTAGTGGGCAAAAGTGGCTCAAAAGTGAGTAGGGAGTCTCATTAA
- a CDS encoding IclR family transcriptional regulator codes for MAASDNKTAGSSLDKALSLLQEVCMTPVPLRFAELVEKTDLPKATAHRTLTSLTDKGLVRFDEESQLYHPGYGLLELAHQAWASMDVRDIAADQMKALWQETGETIHLAVLDRGEVIYIDKLESQKSLRLFSAVGKKGPAYCTGVGKAMLAFLDEDNLAQAIQEQNFIEHTKTTLKNEAELRAALNQIRSSRVSLDLEEHEEGIQCAASVILNHNNEPIAAMSITAPKFRVDDARFQHFQTLVKDACTKVSIRMGAVASK; via the coding sequence ATGGCAGCATCGGACAACAAAACAGCTGGCTCCTCTCTCGATAAGGCGCTGAGCTTACTACAAGAGGTATGTATGACGCCTGTGCCTTTGCGCTTTGCTGAATTGGTTGAAAAAACAGACTTACCTAAAGCGACCGCACATCGCACTCTCACCTCCCTCACAGATAAAGGTTTAGTGCGTTTTGACGAAGAAAGCCAACTCTATCACCCAGGCTATGGATTATTAGAATTGGCACATCAGGCTTGGGCAAGTATGGATGTTCGTGATATTGCTGCCGACCAAATGAAAGCACTTTGGCAAGAAACCGGAGAAACCATTCATCTTGCTGTTTTAGATCGCGGTGAAGTCATCTACATTGATAAGTTAGAAAGCCAAAAAAGCTTACGCCTCTTTTCGGCAGTAGGCAAAAAAGGCCCTGCCTATTGCACCGGGGTTGGCAAAGCCATGCTGGCATTTTTAGATGAAGACAATTTGGCGCAAGCCATCCAAGAACAAAATTTTATTGAACACACTAAAACCACGTTAAAAAACGAGGCCGAGTTACGAGCGGCGCTGAACCAGATTCGTAGTAGCCGCGTTTCTTTGGATTTAGAAGAACACGAAGAAGGCATCCAATGTGCTGCTTCGGTGATTCTAAATCATAACAATGAACCCATTGCCGCGATGAGCATTACCGCTCCGAAATTTCGCGTCGATGATGCTCGCTTTCAACACTTTCAAACACTGGTCAAAGACGCCTGTACGAAAGTATCCATTCGAATGGGGGCCGTGGCCTCTAAATAG
- a CDS encoding carbohydrate ABC transporter permease produces the protein MFPTPIEKRSLPFNLSYRVAIWVALLLWLLPLIAVMLTSARSTADINAGNYWGIPSEWMLLENYTLVFTETPMFRYLLNSLIITLPAVFGAVALSTLAGYALAKFKFRGNVALFATFIAGNFVPFQILMIPVRDLTIGMGLYDTATGLIIFHIAFQTGFCTLFMRNFIVGLPDELIEAARVEGVSEWKIFWYVVLPLVRPALAALSVLIFTFIWNDYFWALVLVQSDEVRPITAGISALKGQWLASWQLIAAGSIVAALPPVILFFAMQRHFIAGLTLGATKG, from the coding sequence ATGTTTCCTACACCCATTGAAAAACGATCTTTACCTTTTAATCTAAGTTACCGTGTGGCCATTTGGGTGGCTTTACTACTTTGGTTGTTGCCATTGATTGCTGTTATGTTGACTTCCGCGCGATCTACTGCAGACATCAATGCCGGTAATTATTGGGGTATTCCATCCGAGTGGATGTTGTTGGAAAACTATACTCTGGTGTTTACTGAAACCCCTATGTTTCGGTATCTACTGAACTCTCTCATCATTACTTTGCCAGCAGTGTTTGGTGCGGTTGCCTTGTCTACATTAGCAGGCTATGCCCTGGCTAAGTTTAAGTTTCGTGGTAATGTGGCTTTGTTTGCTACCTTTATTGCGGGTAACTTTGTGCCCTTTCAAATCTTGATGATCCCAGTGCGTGATTTAACCATTGGCATGGGGTTATACGATACGGCAACGGGTCTGATCATCTTTCATATCGCCTTCCAAACCGGCTTTTGTACCTTGTTTATGCGTAATTTCATTGTGGGTTTGCCGGATGAGTTAATTGAAGCGGCTCGAGTTGAAGGAGTCAGTGAGTGGAAGATCTTTTGGTACGTGGTTTTGCCTTTGGTAAGGCCCGCTTTAGCCGCTTTGTCAGTGTTGATATTTACCTTCATCTGGAACGACTACTTCTGGGCATTGGTCTTGGTGCAAAGCGATGAAGTTCGACCTATTACTGCCGGTATCAGTGCCTTAAAAGGTCAATGGCTGGCGTCTTGGCAATTGATCGCGGCTGGCTCCATTGTAGCTGCTTTACCGCCCGTTATCTTGTTCTTTGCCATGCAGCGTCACTTTATTGCAGGGCTGACACTGGGTGCCACAAAAGGGTAA
- a CDS encoding SDR family oxidoreductase gives MANNNNKTSYPSLAGRHALVSGGASGIGEALVRALAAQGCKVSFFDIDQNAGAALASELQQQGHQAHFDLVDLTQIDLLKTTIEKRIEAWGAVRILVNNAANDHRHSLQELTSEQFDQCMAVNLKHHFFAAQVVAPGMAASGGGSIINMSSNSWMLGLSGYPGYVTAKAGISGLTKGLARELGADKIRVNTVLPGWVMTEKQKRLWLTPEAEAELMTQQALKEKIEPEDVADLVLFLGADDSRMISGQSLVVDGGRL, from the coding sequence ATGGCAAATAATAACAATAAAACCTCTTACCCGAGTTTGGCTGGGCGACATGCTTTGGTCAGTGGCGGAGCATCCGGCATAGGTGAGGCCCTAGTCCGTGCCTTAGCAGCACAAGGCTGCAAGGTCAGCTTTTTCGATATTGATCAGAACGCAGGAGCTGCCCTAGCAAGTGAATTGCAGCAACAAGGTCATCAGGCCCATTTTGACTTAGTAGATCTGACGCAAATTGACCTGTTAAAAACCACCATTGAGAAGCGTATAGAAGCTTGGGGTGCAGTGCGTATTTTGGTCAATAACGCGGCCAATGATCATAGGCACAGTTTGCAAGAACTGACCTCAGAGCAATTTGATCAATGCATGGCGGTGAATCTAAAGCATCACTTTTTTGCTGCTCAGGTGGTTGCGCCGGGCATGGCCGCCTCTGGCGGTGGCAGCATCATCAACATGAGTTCCAATTCTTGGATGTTGGGTTTGTCTGGTTACCCGGGTTATGTCACAGCCAAAGCGGGTATTTCTGGTTTGACCAAAGGCTTAGCTCGTGAGCTAGGTGCAGACAAAATCCGCGTCAATACTGTGTTGCCGGGTTGGGTCATGACAGAGAAACAGAAACGTCTATGGCTGACGCCTGAAGCGGAAGCTGAATTAATGACGCAACAAGCCTTGAAAGAAAAGATTGAGCCTGAAGATGTGGCGGATCTGGTGCTGTTCTTGGGTGCGGATGACAGTCGTATGATTTCAGGTCAGAGCTTAGTCGTTGATGGAGGGCGTTTGTAA
- a CDS encoding alpha-galactosidase, translating into MSVLEHTSLYRVDQNDKTLVIACHQKASPELVYFGDALPIETVLDTVYLSQQAGIPQAMLDQPAPMSLIPEAGRGWLQSPAVEAHALDRPVWAMRWQQVRVDQQGQDIFIALEDPIAQLALTLQIGLLPSGVLRQQVTLTNLGAAHVQVQRLACTLPVSVELTERISFYGRWCQEFQQAREPWQSTWLQENRNGRNGHANFPGVIVGESGFSEQQGQVVGMHLAWSGNHRLKADYSIEGHRYLQGEALYLPGEIVLEANASLTTPQMLVSHSAAGANQMSQAFHREARARLQLDKPRPVHLNTWEAFYFDHDMAQLKALASAAAEVGVERYILDDGWFKGRNDDHAALGDWFVDEAKYPEGLMPLIRHVKGLGMEFGLWFEPEMVNPDSDLYRAHPEWALQLPQYSACLGRNQLVLNLAIPEAYDYLRERLFDLFKAYPIDYVKWDMNRDYSQPGGAIAPQAQAQVIALYRLLAEINQAFPHMEIESCSSGGARVDFGILNFTKRFWTSDCNDALERQSIQRGFSYFFPPEVMGSHIGPDKSHTTSRIHDVAFRAGTAMLGHLGIEWNLLAANAEQKVTIANWIKQYKRTRDCLHQGNNWRLPSADGRAQTHWALRQDAQQGIAVYSQLAMPKQAQSLPIRLPGLLPEQNYRVTVLEHSPLPGHLMKAKPAWWDTELELNGASLMQIGVQLPILDPESIVLMEVKAVPSAEKNA; encoded by the coding sequence ATGTCTGTATTAGAACACACTAGCTTGTATCGTGTAGATCAAAATGACAAAACACTGGTGATTGCCTGTCATCAAAAGGCGTCCCCTGAATTGGTGTATTTTGGCGATGCTTTGCCGATAGAGACGGTCTTGGACACTGTGTATTTGTCACAACAGGCGGGTATTCCTCAGGCCATGCTGGATCAACCTGCGCCGATGAGTTTAATCCCCGAAGCGGGAAGGGGGTGGCTGCAATCACCAGCGGTGGAGGCCCATGCCCTTGACCGTCCGGTATGGGCCATGCGTTGGCAACAGGTTCGAGTGGATCAGCAAGGTCAGGATATATTTATTGCCCTTGAGGATCCGATTGCTCAGTTGGCGTTGACACTGCAAATAGGCTTATTGCCTTCGGGTGTGCTGCGTCAGCAAGTGACCTTAACTAACTTGGGGGCAGCTCATGTGCAAGTACAGCGTTTGGCTTGTACCTTGCCTGTGAGTGTGGAATTAACAGAACGCATCAGTTTTTATGGACGTTGGTGTCAGGAATTTCAACAGGCCAGAGAGCCTTGGCAAAGTACTTGGTTACAAGAAAACCGCAATGGTCGCAATGGGCATGCTAATTTTCCGGGTGTGATAGTAGGTGAATCTGGCTTCAGTGAGCAACAAGGTCAAGTGGTGGGTATGCATTTGGCTTGGAGCGGGAACCATAGACTGAAAGCTGACTATAGCATTGAAGGACATCGCTATTTGCAGGGGGAAGCCTTGTACCTGCCAGGTGAAATAGTGCTTGAGGCAAATGCCAGTTTAACCACACCGCAAATGTTGGTCAGTCACAGTGCTGCTGGGGCGAATCAAATGAGTCAGGCTTTTCATCGTGAAGCTCGAGCGCGATTACAATTAGACAAACCTCGACCAGTCCATCTAAACACTTGGGAAGCCTTTTATTTTGATCATGATATGGCCCAATTAAAAGCCTTAGCGTCAGCGGCGGCTGAGGTCGGAGTGGAGCGCTACATATTGGATGATGGTTGGTTCAAAGGGCGCAATGATGATCATGCCGCCCTTGGTGATTGGTTTGTTGATGAAGCCAAATACCCAGAGGGTCTCATGCCGTTAATTCGCCATGTGAAAGGACTGGGTATGGAGTTTGGTCTTTGGTTTGAACCAGAAATGGTGAATCCAGATTCCGATTTGTATCGTGCTCATCCTGAATGGGCTCTACAACTGCCACAATACAGTGCCTGCTTAGGGCGCAACCAACTGGTGCTCAATCTGGCTATTCCTGAAGCCTATGATTATCTGCGTGAACGCTTATTCGATCTTTTCAAAGCCTATCCCATTGATTATGTGAAATGGGATATGAACCGAGATTATTCTCAACCCGGTGGGGCCATTGCACCGCAAGCTCAAGCTCAGGTAATTGCTTTGTACCGTTTATTGGCGGAGATCAATCAGGCTTTCCCTCACATGGAAATTGAAAGTTGCTCTTCGGGCGGCGCACGAGTGGATTTTGGTATTCTGAATTTCACCAAGCGCTTCTGGACATCGGATTGCAATGATGCCTTGGAGCGTCAGAGCATACAGCGTGGCTTCAGTTACTTTTTCCCACCGGAAGTGATGGGCTCACACATAGGGCCAGATAAGAGCCACACCACGAGTCGTATTCACGATGTGGCGTTTCGTGCAGGCACGGCCATGTTGGGGCATCTTGGTATTGAATGGAATTTGTTGGCAGCCAATGCTGAACAGAAAGTCACTATAGCCAATTGGATTAAACAATATAAGCGTACCCGTGATTGTCTACATCAAGGAAACAATTGGCGTTTGCCGAGTGCTGATGGGCGTGCGCAAACCCACTGGGCGCTTAGACAGGACGCGCAGCAGGGTATCGCGGTTTACAGTCAGCTTGCCATGCCAAAGCAGGCACAAAGCTTACCCATTCGATTACCAGGCTTACTTCCTGAGCAGAATTATCGAGTCACAGTATTAGAACACAGTCCTTTACCAGGTCATTTGATGAAAGCCAAACCGGCTTGGTGGGACACTGAATTAGAGTTAAACGGTGCCAGTTTGATGCAGATTGGAGTGCAACTTCCTATCTTAGATCCAGAGTCCATTGTCTTAATGGAAGTCAAGGCTGTGCCCAGCGCGGAGAAAAATGCATGA
- the ugpC gene encoding sn-glycerol-3-phosphate ABC transporter ATP-binding protein UgpC, giving the protein MATIKLTNVIKRFNDIETIHGVDLDLKDGEFVVFVGPSGCGKSTLLRLIAGLEDITEGSLEINHVNMNDVAPADRGVAMVFQSYALYPHMTVEENMSFGLRMNGVAAEKIKEQVANAANILQLNELLDRKPKQLSGGQRQRVAIGRAIVRQPEVFLFDEPLSNLDAELRVDMRIQIAQLHNRLKSTMIYVTHDQVEAMTLADKIVVLRAGNVEQVGSPLELYHNPSNEFVAGFIGSPKMNFLAASVTSIDDNVATITVAGQSIQLPVDTNKVSVNSQIKLGVRPEHITEDTEAADFSLNLDIDVAEHLGGLTYLYGQYDNEKLTIEVSGGNLTRHGENITVGIKKEDCYLFNKAGESIIQRPVPKR; this is encoded by the coding sequence ATGGCGACGATAAAACTAACAAACGTCATCAAACGATTTAATGACATAGAAACCATTCATGGCGTCGACCTTGATTTAAAAGACGGTGAATTTGTTGTCTTTGTCGGTCCATCAGGCTGTGGCAAATCCACCCTCTTACGTCTAATAGCCGGGCTTGAAGACATCACCGAAGGCAGCTTAGAGATCAACCATGTCAACATGAATGATGTCGCACCAGCGGATCGCGGTGTGGCCATGGTTTTCCAATCTTATGCCCTCTATCCACATATGACAGTGGAAGAGAACATGAGCTTTGGTCTACGTATGAACGGTGTCGCAGCAGAGAAAATCAAAGAACAGGTAGCGAATGCTGCGAATATTTTGCAATTGAATGAACTGCTTGACCGTAAACCAAAGCAACTTTCAGGTGGTCAGCGTCAACGTGTCGCGATTGGCCGCGCCATTGTGCGTCAGCCTGAAGTTTTTTTATTCGATGAGCCTTTGTCCAACCTGGATGCCGAATTACGTGTTGATATGCGCATCCAGATTGCGCAACTGCATAATCGCCTCAAATCCACCATGATTTACGTTACTCACGACCAAGTCGAAGCCATGACTTTGGCGGATAAAATCGTCGTACTACGCGCTGGAAACGTAGAACAAGTTGGTTCCCCATTAGAGCTTTATCATAACCCTAGCAATGAATTTGTCGCCGGCTTCATTGGTTCACCCAAAATGAATTTCCTCGCCGCTAGCGTAACGAGTATTGATGATAATGTAGCCACCATAACGGTAGCCGGACAAAGCATCCAATTACCCGTTGATACCAACAAGGTATCAGTCAACAGTCAGATAAAATTGGGCGTGCGCCCAGAACACATCACTGAAGACACAGAGGCTGCGGATTTCAGCTTGAATCTAGACATTGATGTGGCAGAACACCTTGGTGGCCTAACCTATCTATACGGTCAATACGATAATGAAAAACTGACCATTGAAGTCAGCGGTGGCAACTTGACTCGCCATGGTGAAAATATCACCGTTGGCATCAAGAAAGAGGATTGCTACTTATTCAATAAAGCAGGCGAATCCATCATCCAACGCCCGGTTCCAAAAAGATAA
- a CDS encoding 2-dehydro-3-deoxygalactonokinase yields the protein MTSVNSVSPLSKSSANFIAVDWGTTNLRAFLMNQQGQIQAQRSSDKGMLTLSSDEFEKTLADLLDDWLDSGLPIYMAGMVGSRGGWQEVPYQSCPMPLTELANHLHWLTTSLPNQVAIVPGLQSKGVAGMADVMRGEETQLLGALDWLESQNLSSEERVFCLPGTHCKWVQIEQGQVTGFSTAITGELFARLNDESSLVKGLPHPDQLQVDSFQQGLKASQQAGGIMHQLFSARSRYVCGELAAEEVRDYLSGIVIGHDVNDILADLPYPVKSVLIIGSKALNERYQLALAEHDVQVDFMEAGEASIRGLKRLANSLVRQI from the coding sequence ATGACCTCTGTGAACTCTGTTTCGCCATTATCAAAATCCTCTGCAAACTTCATTGCTGTAGATTGGGGAACCACCAATCTGCGTGCTTTTTTGATGAATCAGCAGGGGCAAATCCAAGCCCAGCGAAGCAGTGATAAGGGGATGTTAACACTGTCGAGCGACGAGTTTGAAAAGACGTTGGCTGATCTTTTAGACGATTGGTTGGATTCGGGTCTGCCAATATATATGGCGGGCATGGTTGGCAGTCGTGGCGGTTGGCAAGAAGTGCCTTATCAAAGTTGTCCCATGCCGTTAACCGAGCTAGCCAATCATCTACATTGGCTAACCACCTCCTTACCAAATCAAGTTGCCATAGTGCCTGGACTGCAAAGTAAGGGCGTTGCTGGCATGGCAGATGTCATGCGCGGTGAAGAAACGCAATTGTTAGGGGCATTGGATTGGTTAGAAAGCCAAAATCTCAGCAGTGAAGAGCGTGTGTTTTGCTTGCCTGGAACCCACTGTAAATGGGTGCAGATTGAACAAGGGCAAGTGACCGGCTTCTCAACGGCCATTACGGGGGAGTTGTTTGCTCGCCTAAATGATGAATCCAGTCTGGTGAAGGGCTTGCCTCACCCTGACCAATTACAAGTAGATTCATTTCAGCAAGGTCTCAAAGCCAGCCAACAAGCCGGTGGCATTATGCATCAATTATTCAGTGCGCGCAGCCGCTATGTGTGCGGTGAATTAGCGGCTGAAGAAGTACGTGATTACTTGTCTGGCATAGTGATAGGTCACGATGTCAATGACATCTTGGCAGACCTGCCTTACCCAGTGAAAAGTGTATTGATTATTGGCAGTAAAGCGTTAAATGAGCGCTATCAATTGGCCTTGGCTGAACATGATGTGCAGGTGGACTTCATGGAAGCTGGAGAGGCCAGTATTCGTGGTTTAAAACGTTTGGCGAACTCTCTGGTGCGCCAAATTTAG
- a CDS encoding 2-dehydro-3-deoxy-6-phosphogalactonate aldolase, which yields MTHSFDAFMQEFPMVAILRGVQPDEVVEHTQVLLDAGFKMIEVPLNSPDPFTSIRLLQDTFGEQALIGAGTVLTQQDLAQLIATGAGLMVCPHTDVELIKTAKLAGLFALPGFFTASEAFAALQAGADGLKLFPAEALPSLKVIKALGAVIPSDTWICPVGGVTPDNVPEYFAAGAKGFGLGSALYKKGQSVATTKTNAQAFANAWQAWQGAN from the coding sequence ATGACGCATTCCTTTGATGCATTCATGCAAGAATTTCCCATGGTGGCCATTTTACGTGGCGTGCAACCGGATGAAGTGGTCGAGCATACACAAGTTTTGTTGGATGCTGGCTTTAAGATGATAGAAGTACCACTTAATTCTCCAGATCCTTTCACCAGCATTCGTCTTTTGCAAGACACCTTTGGAGAGCAGGCACTGATAGGTGCGGGCACTGTGTTAACCCAACAAGATCTGGCGCAGTTAATTGCTACGGGCGCAGGGCTTATGGTGTGTCCACATACGGATGTTGAGCTGATTAAAACAGCGAAACTAGCCGGGCTATTTGCTTTACCGGGCTTTTTCACTGCCAGCGAAGCTTTTGCCGCCTTACAGGCAGGGGCTGACGGGTTAAAACTCTTTCCCGCAGAAGCCTTGCCTTCACTCAAAGTGATTAAAGCCTTGGGCGCGGTGATCCCGAGTGATACTTGGATTTGCCCAGTCGGTGGCGTTACGCCAGACAATGTGCCTGAGTATTTTGCTGCAGGAGCAAAAGGCTTTGGTTTGGGTTCTGCTCTTTACAAGAAAGGCCAATCTGTTGCCACAACGAAAACCAATGCACAGGCTTTTGCTAACGCGTGGCAAGCTTGGCAGGGAGCAAACTAA